One Argonema galeatum A003/A1 DNA segment encodes these proteins:
- a CDS encoding serine/threonine-protein kinase, with translation MDSIQKDNNLASNYSTGNNFPDFIEQGYQVERLLGHNRAGGRVTYLATSIKTERQVVIKQFQFAIIGASWSEYKAHQQEIKVLQQLNSPSIPKYLDSFETSTGFCLVQEYKKAPSLAEAQNFTLEEIEQIAIALLEVLVYLQQQVPTVFHRDIKPENILVDRQSKIKVYLVDFGLAKIGGEEVGASSAVKGTLGFMPPEQIFNRQLTEASDLYSLGTTLICLLTKTKSSDIGNLIDESYCINFKPLLPNLSPQFTDWLSKMVAPNLKNRYPKAAIALNALQSIKLQDRIDSTRQLKKTTTRILLLKFGLFAVCLTSALATLHILKPITGENAIRQLQENRQCLGCNLREVNLSGMDLKGVDLTGADLTRADLRSAELENVKLTDANLTDADLRGAYLGSANLTAANLTGTNLGSADLRGAIMPDGSVHP, from the coding sequence ATGGACAGTATTCAGAAAGACAATAACCTTGCATCAAACTACTCTACTGGAAACAATTTTCCAGATTTTATTGAACAAGGCTATCAAGTTGAGCGTTTGTTGGGACATAATCGCGCTGGTGGTCGAGTTACTTACTTAGCAACCAGTATAAAAACTGAGCGGCAGGTAGTAATTAAACAATTTCAATTTGCTATAATTGGAGCTAGTTGGTCAGAATACAAGGCGCATCAACAAGAAATTAAAGTTTTGCAACAGCTAAATTCACCCAGTATCCCCAAGTACTTAGATTCTTTTGAAACAAGTACGGGATTTTGTCTAGTACAAGAATATAAAAAAGCTCCCTCCTTAGCTGAGGCGCAAAACTTTACGCTGGAAGAGATAGAGCAAATTGCGATCGCACTTTTAGAGGTCTTAGTTTACCTGCAACAGCAAGTTCCGACCGTGTTTCATAGAGATATTAAACCAGAGAATATTTTAGTCGATCGTCAAAGTAAAATAAAAGTTTACTTAGTGGATTTTGGTTTGGCTAAAATCGGGGGTGAAGAAGTGGGTGCCAGTAGTGCAGTTAAAGGCACTTTGGGATTTATGCCGCCAGAACAAATTTTTAATCGCCAACTGACAGAAGCTTCCGATTTGTATAGTTTAGGGACTACATTAATTTGTTTGTTGACAAAGACGAAATCATCTGATATTGGCAATTTAATCGATGAATCTTATTGCATCAACTTTAAACCACTATTGCCAAATCTCAGTCCCCAGTTTACAGATTGGCTTTCTAAAATGGTGGCACCTAATTTGAAAAATCGCTATCCCAAAGCAGCGATCGCTCTGAATGCGCTTCAATCTATTAAACTACAAGATAGGATCGACAGCACTAGGCAATTAAAAAAGACAACAACCAGAATTTTGCTGCTCAAGTTTGGGCTATTTGCTGTGTGCCTCACAAGTGCGCTCGCAACTTTACATATCCTCAAACCTATAACTGGTGAAAATGCTATTCGACAATTGCAAGAAAATCGTCAATGTTTGGGGTGTAATTTGAGGGAAGTTAACCTCAGCGGTATGGATCTTAAGGGTGTTGATTTAACAGGTGCCGATTTAACTAGAGCCGATTTGAGAAGCGCTGAACTGGAGAATGTTAAATTAACAGATGCTAATTTGACAGATGCCGATTTAAGAGGTGCCTATCTAGGAAGTGCTAACCTAACTGCTGCCAATTTGACAGGTACTAACTTAGGCAGCGCCGATCTAAGAGGTGCCATTATGCCTGATGGTTCCGTTCATCCTTGA